The Eleginops maclovinus isolate JMC-PN-2008 ecotype Puerto Natales chromosome 24, JC_Emac_rtc_rv5, whole genome shotgun sequence genome contains a region encoding:
- the LOC134861086 gene encoding protein jagunal homolog 1-B-like has product MYVSALLNALQHNDVILVTFCFKISTMASREGPRASGTDGSDFQHRERVASHYQMSVALKSEIRKLNIVHVLIWVLTAAQVIVSQLSLVSHKVVASPYQWEYPYLLSIIPTVFSFSALPRNNISYLVVSMISGGLFCVAPLIYGSMEMFPVAQQLYRHGKSYRFIFGFSAVTVMYLVIIIAVQVHAWQIYYSKKLLDQWFTSTQDKKKK; this is encoded by the exons ATGTATGTGTCTGCTCTTTTAAATGCGTTACAACACAATGATGTTATACTTGTTACATTTTGCTTCAAGATTTCCACTATGGCTTCTCGAGAAGGTCCAAGAGCATCAGGCACGGATGGCAGTGACTTTCAGCACCGAGAACGTGTCGCCTCGCACTACCAGATGAG CGTTGCCCTGAAGTCTGAAATCCGTAAACTCAACATCGTCCACGTCCTGATCTGGGTCCTGACGGCAGCTCAG GTGATAGTGAGCCAGCTGAGCCTGGTGTCCCACAAGGTGGTTGCCTCTCCATACCAGTGGGAGTACCCCTACCTGCTGAGCATAATTCCCACAGTCTTCAGCTTCTCGGCGCTGCCCCGCAACAACATAAGCTACTTGGTGGTCTCCATGATCAGCGGCGGGCTATTCTGCGTGGCCCCTCTGATCTACGGCAGCATGGAAATGTTCCCCGTGGCACAGCAGCTGTACCGGCACGGCAAATCGTACCGCTTCATCTTCGGCTTCTCCGCCGTGACCGTCATGTACCTGGTGATCATCATCGCCGTGCAGGTGCACGCCTGGCAGATCTACTACAGCAAGAAGCTGCTGGACCAGTGGTTCACCAGCACGcaggacaagaagaagaaatga
- the LOC134861015 gene encoding collagen alpha-1(VIII) chain-like, producing MAAVPLHTFYVLITVFQLCLLHQANCGAYYGPKQPPPQPPPQPQPLPQYNDGFPQQQFLGNEMPHLPYGQEGPLQPQYGKELPPLPLQKGIERPLSAGKGQTFFRGAKGPPPSRAVEGLREGPQGIQGPPGPQGPQGLPGQALPGLPGKPGPPGPQGYPGLGKPGMPGLPGKPGGPGLPGPKGDLGSNGGGGPSGLPGPPGRPGPPGLPGISKPGGQGLPGQLGPLGGPGHKGPPGLPGPTGPKGDRGYGQPGLPGLKGPSGPPGPPGNAGGPGIGKPGLNGVPGQPGIPGKTGPPGESGLAGPPGERGQPGPSGLPGVGKPGKDGFRGQPGPPGGKGESGPPGLPGGPGMPGYGKPGFPGPKGHIGHGGLPGPPGLKGDKGHGGLPGVIGPTGPSGMPGPPGPIGTPGSLGFPGQKGEDGFAGQKGNPGTKGDTGPHGLPGQPGLSGGEGQPGSRGFQGPIGPKGEAGVRGSPGTSGGAGLTGPRGEAGQTGGKGYQGPQGIPGLTGPGGPLGPPGMPGQKGETGLPGKPGYSGEGKLGPAGHFGPQGNPGPSGPPGLPGQQGQPGPPGPPGLPATSPDIGQILPVTGPYPGTKQGYKKNGGDVGGNGVEMPAFTAKLTTPFPPVGSPVIFDKLLHNGNQNYNPQNGVFTCSVPGVYYFAYHVHCKGGNVWVALTKNNEPVMYTYDEYSKGLLDQASGSAVLPLRQGDTVHMQLPSDQASGLYAGQYVHSTFSGFLLYPM from the exons ATGGCAGCTGTACCCCTCCACACTTTCTATGTACTCATCACCGTGTTCCAGCTGTGCTTATTACACCAGGCCAACTGCGGGGCTTATTACGGACCTAAACAGCCCCCTCCGCAGCCCCCGCCCCAGCCCCAGCCCTTGCCACAGTATAACGATGGGTTTCCTCAGCAGCAGTTTTTGGGGAACGAGATGCCACACCTGCCTTATGGCCAAGAAGGGCCATTACAGCCTCAGTATGGGAAAGAGCTTCCTCCACTGCCTTTACAAAAGGGCATAGAGAGGCCTCTGAGTGCAGGCAAAG GCCAAACATTCTTCAGAGGGGCGAAAGGCCCTCCTCCATCCCGTGCTGTTGAAGGTCTCAGAGAGGGACCACAAGGAATTCAGGGCCCCCCAGGACCACAAGGCCCCCAAGGGCTGCCAGGCCAGGCATTGCCAGGGCTACCAGGAAAGCCTGGCCCGCCCGGTCCTCAAGGATACCCAGGACTCGGTAAACCTGGCATGCCAGGATTGCCAGGAAAACCCGGAGGGCCTGGATTACCAGGACCTAAAGGTGACCTTGGTTCTAACGGTGGTGGAGGACCATCTGGACTTCCTGGGCCTCCTGGGCGCCCAGGTCCACCTGGACTCCCAGGGATTTCAAAACCAGGAGGTCAGGGGCTGCCAGGCCAGCTGGGTCCTCTAGGGGGACCTGGCCATAAAGGTCCACCTGGGCTTCCTGGTCCTACAGGTCCCAAGGGAGACAGAGGATACGGTCAACCTGGTTTACCAGGTTTGAAAGGCCCTAGTGGACCACCAGGTCCACCTGGAAATGCGGGCGGCCCCGGGATCGGCAAACCAGGCTTGAACGGTGTCCCCGGACAACCTGGAATACCAGGAAAAACCGGTCCTCCTGGAGAGTCAGGACTGGCAGGGCCACCTGGTGAAAGAGGCCAACCGGGACCATCAGGCTTGCCAGGAGTTGGAAAACCCGGAAAGGATGGTTTTAGAGGACAGCCAGGCCCCCCCGGAGGGAAAGGCGAATCTGGCCCTCCCGGTTTACCAGGGGGTCCAGGCATGCCAGGTTATGGTAAACCAGGGTTTCCGGGACCCAAGGGTCACATTGGACATGGTGGTCTTCCCGGACCTCCTGGCCTCAAAGGAGACAAAGGTCACGGAGGTCTTCCAGGGGTTATCGGTCCCACCGGTCCTAGTGGAATGCCCGGCCCACCGGGACCAATAGGGACTCCTGGTAGTCTCGGGTTCCCGGGGCAAAAGGGAGAGGATGGATTTGCGGGACAAAAAGGAAATCCAGGAACAAAGGGTGACACAGGCCCCCATGGTCTACCGGGACAGCCAGGTTTGTCAGGCGGGGAAGGACAACCAGGGTCGAGAGGTTTTCAAGGGCCTATCGGCCCTAAAGGAGAAGCCGGTGTTAGGGGTTCACCCGGTACCTCTGGCGGTGCAGGGTTAACTGGACCAAGAGGAGAGGCGGGGCAAACTGGAGGGAAAGGCTACCAGGGACCACAAGGTATCCCAGGGCTTACAGGACCAGGGGGACCACTCGGACCTCCCGGGATGCCGGGGCAAAAAGGTGAAACGGGCCTACCAGGTAAACCGGGCTATTCTGGTGAAGGAAAGCTAGGACCCGCCGGTCATTTTGGTCCTCAAGGTAACCCCGGGCCAAGCGGCCCACCCGGACTTCCAGGACAACAGGGCCAACCCGGACCCCCCGGTCCTCCGGGGCTGCCCGCCACATCTCCTGACATCGGACAGATCCTCCCCGTGACCGGCCCGTACCCTGGCACAAAACAAGGTTACAAGAAAAACGGAGGCGACGTAGGCGGAAACGGCGTCGAGATGCCCGCGTTCACAGCAAAGCTCACTACTCCGTTCCCGCCTGTAGGATCTCCCGTCATCTTTGACAAACTCCTGCACAATGGAAATCAGAACTACAACCCCCAAAATGGTGTTTTTACCTGTAGCGTACCGGGGGTCTACTATTTTGCTTACCACGTCCACTGCAAAGGGGGTAACGTGTGGGTAGCACTGACGAAGAACAACGAGCCAGTAATGTACACGTACGACGAATACTCAAAGGGCTTGCTGGATCAGGCATCGGGGAGCGCAGTCCTCCCGTTACGACAGGGAGACACGGTGCACATGCAGCTGCCGTCCGACCAGGCCTCGGGACTTTACGCCGGTCAATATGTCCACTCTACGTTTTCCGGCTTCTTATTGTACCCGATGTAA